The Desulfovibrio legallii genome includes the window TGGGTCAGGGCGTCCATGCCGGTGGCGGCGGTGAGGGCCGGGGGCATGCCCATCATCAGCAGGGGATCGTCAATGGCTACGCTGGGGGTGCAGCGCCAATCGGCGATGGCCATCTTCACTTTGCGGGACGTATCAGTGATGACGCAGAAGCGGGTCATTTCCGAAGCGGTGCCCGCGGTAGTATTGACGGCCACATAAGGGGGGAAGGGTTTGCTGGCTTTATCCACGCCTTCATAGTCGTGGATGCGGCCGCCGCTGCCGGCCAGGAAGCCTACCCCCTTGCCGCAATCGTGGGAGCTGCCGCCGCCCAGGGTGATAATGCTGTCACACTTCTCCTTGGTGTACATCTCAAAGGCTTCGGCCACGTTTTTGTCCGTGGGGTTGGGCACGGTCTTGTCATAGAGACAGTACGGCATTTTTGCGGCGTCCAGAATGTCCGTAACCTGCTTGAGGATGCCTGCCTTGACGATGCCCTGGTCCGTCACCAGAAGGGGCCGTTTGCCGCCGATATTTTTCAGACGGGCGGGAATTTCTTTGGCGCAGCCCTGCCCCACCAGAGTAACCGTAGGAATAAAGAAGGAAGTAATCTGACCAAGATGCATGCTCTTAACATCAGTGCTCATAGAAACCTCCTTAGTATGTGCAGCATACAGCCCCCCGAGCAGTATGGCTCAGGGGGCTGCAGTCCATTCTCCCTTTGGGAGAAAATTACAAGGCGGCTTTATAGATGGCAGCCACGGCGGCGTCCGTCATGGTGCGCGGATTGGTGAGGCCGCAGGCGTCCTTCTGGGCGTTGGCGGTCATGGTGGGGATATCTTCCGCCCGCACGTTTTTGCCGTACTTCTTGCCCAGGGCCACCAGGCCTTCCGGAATGCCCACGTCCTTGGAGAGGATGTTGATGGCGGCAATGGCCTTGCGGGAGGCTTCGTCAGCGCTCAGGCCCTGCGTGATTTCGCCCAGCAGCTGCGCTATGCGGCCAAAGCGGCGACGGCTGGAAATGCGGTTGTATTCACACACATGGGGCAGAAGAATGGCGTTGCATTCGCCGTGGGGCAGATCATAGAAGCCGCCCAGCTGGTGGGCCATGGCGTGCACATGGCCAAGGCTGGCGTTGTTGAAGGCCATGCCGGCCAGGTACTGGGCGTAGCACATGCCTTCGCGGGCTTCTTTATCACGCCCGTTGGCCACGGCGCGGCGCAGGTAACGGTTGATGTATTCCATGGCTTTTTCCGCGCAGGCGTCGGTCATGGGCGTAGCAGCGGTGGAAACGTAGGCTTCCACGGCGTGGGTCAGGGCGTCCATGCCGGTGGCGGCGGTAAGGGCCGGGGGCATGCCCATCATGAGTATGGGGTCGTCAATGGCCACACTGGGGGTGCAGCGCCAGTCCACAATGGCCATCTTCACCTTGCGGGAGGTGTCGGTGATGATGCAGAAGCGGGTCATTTCTGAAGCGGTGCCCGCGGTGGTGTTGACGGCCACATAGGGGGGGAAGGGCTTGGAGGACTTGTCCACGCCTTCGTAATCGTGGATACGGCCGCCGTTGCCGGCCAGGAAGCCCACGCCCTTGCCGCAGTCGTGGGAGCTGCCGCCGCCCAGGGTAATGAGGCTGTCGCACTTTTCCTTGGTGTACATTTCAAAGGCTTCGCCCACGTTTTTGTCCGTGGGGTTGGGCACGGTCTTGTCGTAAACGGCGTACTTCATCTTGGCGGCATCAAGGATATCCGTAATCTGCTTGAGGATGCCGGCTTTGACGATGCCCTGGTCTGTAACCACCAAAGGCTTCTTGCCGCCGATGCTCTTCAGACGAACGGGGATTTCCTTGGAACATCCCTCGCCCACAAGCGTCACATTGGGGATGAAAAATGAGGTGATCTGCCCCATATGCATGCTCTTAAGATCCGTGCTCATACGTGACTCCTTTAGTTATGCGTTGCATCAGCCATCACAACGGACTTCTTAAATGAACTTTGAAATCCTTAAGAGGGAATATATCGCACGCCAAAGGTCATTGCAAGTCTTGAAGCGCTTT containing:
- a CDS encoding iron-containing alcohol dehydrogenase, producing MSTDVKSMHLGQITSFFIPTVTLVGQGCAKEIPARLKNIGGKRPLLVTDQGIVKAGILKQVTDILDAAKMPYCLYDKTVPNPTDKNVAEAFEMYTKEKCDSIITLGGGSSHDCGKGVGFLAGSGGRIHDYEGVDKASKPFPPYVAVNTTAGTASEMTRFCVITDTSRKVKMAIADWRCTPSVAIDDPLLMMGMPPALTAATGMDALTHAVEAYVSTAATPMTDACAEKAMEYINRYLRRAVANGQDKEAREGMCYAQYLAGMAFNNAGLGHVHAMAHQLGGFYDLPHGECNAILLPYVSEYNRISSRRRFGRIAKLLGEITYGLSADEASRKAITAINILSKDVGIPEGLVALGKKYGKTVREEDIPIMTANAQKDVCTFTNPRTMTDAAVAALYKTAM
- a CDS encoding iron-containing alcohol dehydrogenase, producing MSTDLKSMHMGQITSFFIPNVTLVGEGCSKEIPVRLKSIGGKKPLVVTDQGIVKAGILKQITDILDAAKMKYAVYDKTVPNPTDKNVGEAFEMYTKEKCDSLITLGGGSSHDCGKGVGFLAGNGGRIHDYEGVDKSSKPFPPYVAVNTTAGTASEMTRFCIITDTSRKVKMAIVDWRCTPSVAIDDPILMMGMPPALTAATGMDALTHAVEAYVSTAATPMTDACAEKAMEYINRYLRRAVANGRDKEAREGMCYAQYLAGMAFNNASLGHVHAMAHQLGGFYDLPHGECNAILLPHVCEYNRISSRRRFGRIAQLLGEITQGLSADEASRKAIAAINILSKDVGIPEGLVALGKKYGKNVRAEDIPTMTANAQKDACGLTNPRTMTDAAVAAIYKAAL